The Geotalea uraniireducens Rf4 genome window below encodes:
- a CDS encoding MerR family transcriptional regulator has translation MSMLGDSWCTVEEVESKFGVSKDLVLEWVREGIVRSEEQDGTVIRVNIDDLELKIEEDLG, from the coding sequence ATGTCCATGTTAGGAGATAGCTGGTGCACCGTAGAGGAAGTAGAATCCAAATTCGGCGTTAGCAAGGATCTTGTCCTCGAGTGGGTCAGGGAAGGCATTGTGCGGAGCGAGGAGCAGGACGGAACGGTTATTAGGGTCAATATCGATGATCTGGAACTGAAAATCGAGGAAGACCTGGGATGA
- a CDS encoding DUF3309 family protein translates to MLGTILIVVVILLLLGALPTWPHSRQWGYYPSGGLGLILLILLILLLLGRL, encoded by the coding sequence ATGTTAGGAACTATTTTGATCGTCGTAGTGATTTTGCTGTTACTGGGTGCACTGCCCACTTGGCCTCACAGCCGACAGTGGGGTTACTATCCGAGTGGCGGGCTTGGCTTGATCCTTTTGATTCTGCTCATCCTACTACTGTTGGGCCGGTTATAG
- a CDS encoding Thivi_2564 family membrane protein produces MPLIQVVMVLIVVGVLLWLINRFIPMAGSIKSILNAVVVIAVVLWLLNVFGIFSYLSTIHVGK; encoded by the coding sequence ATGCCGTTAATTCAAGTGGTAATGGTCCTGATCGTGGTTGGTGTTCTTCTATGGCTCATCAACCGATTCATCCCAATGGCGGGATCCATAAAGTCGATTTTGAATGCCGTTGTGGTCATTGCCGTGGTTTTGTGGCTCCTGAACGTCTTTGGGATTTTCAGTTACCTCTCCACGATCCATGTGGGGAAGTGA
- a CDS encoding IS4-like element ISGur4 family transposase, whose translation MRPFKRLKQRRKSRAFKLLLTPIFERFKSDNELESRGYRPLQMTFDDQLKALIFYHLEEFSSGSELLQALDQDDFAKECVAPPKGIKKSSFFEAINNRGLEQLSEVFGHLVKQAGRVLPDEYAHLGNLVSIDGSLIDAVLSMEWADYRSGSKKAKAHIGFDINRGIPRKIFLTDGKEGERPFVDKIIDKGETGVMDRGYQSHNHFDQWQAAEKFFVCRIRENTHKTVIRENAVNPDSIVFYDQIVLLGTKGINQTEKELRLVGYRIDGKDYWVATNRYDLTAEEVAQVYKLRWNIETFFGWWKRHLKVYHLIARSEYGLMVQILGGLITYLLLAIYCREQHQEPVSISRVRELRNQIANEAAAEQQSRRTRIQGNSNKIRQLKRKKRRAKT comes from the coding sequence ATGCGACCGTTCAAACGACTGAAACAAAGACGAAAATCACGCGCTTTCAAATTGCTTCTTACCCCGATTTTTGAGAGATTCAAGTCAGATAATGAACTTGAATCCAGGGGGTATCGCCCGTTGCAAATGACTTTCGATGATCAGCTAAAAGCCCTGATCTTTTATCACTTGGAAGAGTTCTCTTCCGGGAGCGAACTTCTCCAGGCGCTGGATCAGGATGACTTCGCCAAGGAATGTGTTGCTCCCCCCAAGGGAATCAAAAAGAGCTCTTTCTTTGAGGCAATCAACAACCGTGGTCTTGAACAGCTTTCCGAGGTATTCGGGCATCTTGTCAAGCAAGCAGGCAGAGTGCTTCCCGATGAATATGCTCACCTTGGCAATCTGGTATCCATAGACGGTTCTTTGATAGATGCTGTTCTATCTATGGAATGGGCAGATTACCGAAGCGGCTCTAAGAAGGCCAAGGCCCATATCGGCTTCGATATCAACCGTGGTATTCCAAGGAAGATATTCCTGACCGACGGTAAAGAGGGTGAGCGCCCCTTTGTTGATAAGATCATCGACAAAGGCGAAACCGGTGTCATGGATCGTGGGTATCAGTCTCATAATCACTTTGACCAGTGGCAGGCCGCCGAGAAGTTTTTTGTCTGCCGTATCAGGGAGAATACACACAAAACCGTCATCAGAGAGAATGCCGTAAATCCTGACAGTATTGTCTTCTATGACCAGATAGTACTTCTCGGCACCAAAGGTATAAACCAGACTGAGAAAGAGCTGCGCCTTGTTGGTTACCGTATTGACGGCAAGGACTACTGGGTAGCAACCAACAGATACGACCTGACGGCTGAAGAAGTGGCCCAGGTTTATAAACTGCGCTGGAACATAGAGACCTTCTTCGGTTGGTGGAAACGCCACCTAAAGGTGTATCACCTGATTGCCAGAAGCGAATATGGTCTCATGGTTCAAATACTTGGTGGTCTCATCACCTATCTGCTGCTAGCCATCTATTGCCGTGAGCAGCACCAGGAGCCAGTCAGCATTAGCAGGGTACGAGAATTACGCAATCAGATTGCAAATGAAGCAGCAGCCGAACAGCAGAGCCGTCGCACAAGAATACAAGGTAACTCAAACAAAATTAGACAGTTGAAACGTAAGAAACGTCGTGCAAAAACCTAA
- a CDS encoding CsbD family protein, with translation MKSSIRDKAEGTFHEAKGKVKEIAGKITDNPKLEAKGKGEKLVGKVQEKIGQVKKVLGK, from the coding sequence ATGAAATCGAGCATTAGGGACAAGGCGGAAGGAACGTTTCACGAAGCGAAGGGTAAGGTCAAGGAGATCGCCGGGAAAATCACCGATAATCCCAAGTTGGAGGCCAAAGGCAAAGGCGAAAAGTTAGTCGGCAAAGTTCAGGAAAAGATCGGCCAGGTCAAGAAGGTTTTGGGGAAGTAG
- a CDS encoding Spy/CpxP family protein refolding chaperone yields MKKIVLSFLLTVVFAVPAFSEMKDMPMREHREGYGQMMEMGNMDKMGDMMGMCIEHADKMGLTDDQIMKMKPLHREMQKKHARFKADLKIAEIELMEIMEVKDFDLEKASSAVKKIEEIKTAHHLEMLKAMKEMRTILTDEQFKKMKKMMFMKMGEKKPAKRMMKKQ; encoded by the coding sequence ATGAAAAAAATAGTACTTTCATTCTTGTTGACGGTTGTTTTTGCTGTGCCCGCTTTTTCAGAGATGAAGGATATGCCCATGAGGGAGCATAGGGAAGGATATGGGCAGATGATGGAAATGGGAAATATGGACAAGATGGGCGATATGATGGGCATGTGCATCGAACATGCAGATAAGATGGGGCTTACCGATGATCAGATCATGAAAATGAAGCCATTACATCGCGAAATGCAAAAAAAGCATGCCCGATTCAAAGCGGACCTGAAGATTGCAGAGATCGAACTTATGGAAATCATGGAAGTGAAAGATTTTGACCTGGAGAAGGCCAGCTCTGCAGTTAAAAAAATTGAAGAGATAAAAACAGCCCATCATTTGGAAATGTTAAAAGCCATGAAAGAAATGCGGACTATTTTGACGGACGAACAGTTTAAAAAAATGAAGAAGATGATGTTCATGAAGATGGGGGAGAAAAAACCGGCAAAGAGGATGATGAAGAAACAATAA
- a CDS encoding lmo0937 family membrane protein codes for MLWTICVVLIVLWLLGMVTSYTMGGLIHILLVIAIIVVLVRIIQGRKVL; via the coding sequence ATGCTGTGGACAATCTGCGTGGTCCTGATAGTGCTGTGGCTGTTAGGTATGGTTACTTCATATACCATGGGCGGTCTGATCCATATTCTGCTCGTAATTGCTATCATAGTGGTACTGGTACGCATCATTCAAGGGCGAAAGGTCCTTTAG
- a CDS encoding BON domain-containing protein, whose protein sequence is MTKLHRIVKLLVCIGLITAFMGCAATRTHESTGQYVDDSTITTKVKTAILGEPGLKTLQITVNTYKGVVQLSGFVDSAQNAKKAGELARSVAGVTEVKNDLVVK, encoded by the coding sequence ATGACAAAACTACATCGCATTGTGAAACTCCTGGTCTGCATCGGGCTGATAACCGCATTCATGGGGTGCGCAGCCACGCGAACACATGAAAGCACCGGCCAGTATGTCGATGACTCGACCATCACAACCAAGGTAAAAACCGCAATCCTTGGCGAACCAGGGCTAAAAACGTTGCAAATCACTGTCAATACGTACAAAGGGGTAGTCCAGTTAAGCGGTTTTGTCGATTCGGCGCAGAACGCCAAAAAGGCAGGAGAGCTTGCCCGCAGTGTCGCTGGTGTCACCGAGGTGAAAAACGATCTTGTTGTAAAATAG
- a CDS encoding OmpW family outer membrane protein, which translates to MKRLCVMISCVAAVALMAGTACAENIAGKVGVTGRIGFLVPADSEDTSASPTFNVDTDTGFVGGGGFIYGINKNIAAELDITHTDFNGSIGGDRVGNFETNNISLGVQYRFNEPTAHLTPYAGAGLDILVNGFTRDDGVKADLDTVVGVHAAGGVDYFVMKQLALTGQAKVVLAPDADIRLGGDKIGNFDPMNFSMTFGARYFFN; encoded by the coding sequence ATGAAAAGATTGTGCGTTATGATCAGTTGCGTTGCGGCTGTGGCCCTTATGGCAGGAACCGCCTGTGCGGAGAACATCGCGGGAAAAGTGGGCGTTACCGGGCGGATCGGTTTTCTGGTCCCTGCGGACAGTGAGGATACCTCCGCTTCTCCCACATTTAATGTCGACACTGATACCGGTTTCGTCGGCGGTGGCGGCTTCATCTACGGCATAAACAAGAACATCGCCGCTGAGCTGGATATCACCCATACCGATTTCAACGGCAGCATCGGCGGGGATAGGGTAGGCAATTTCGAAACCAACAACATCTCCCTCGGGGTGCAGTATCGCTTCAACGAACCGACAGCGCATCTGACCCCCTATGCAGGCGCCGGACTGGATATCCTTGTCAACGGCTTCACGCGCGACGATGGGGTAAAAGCGGACTTGGATACCGTCGTCGGCGTGCACGCGGCCGGCGGGGTGGATTACTTCGTTATGAAGCAACTGGCCCTGACCGGTCAGGCAAAAGTGGTGCTTGCCCCCGATGCGGATATAAGGTTAGGTGGGGATAAAATCGGCAACTTCGATCCCATGAACTTTTCCATGACGTTCGGCGCGCGGTATTTCTTCAATTGA
- a CDS encoding competence/damage-inducible protein A produces the protein MSEPVIVEIFIIGNEILIGDIQDTNTHWLCKEINSLGGRVARVTLLRDVDAVIAGEVHAALARGAEVIITSGGLGPTADDLTLAAVARGVGVEVRLHEQALQMVRDRYDELTAQGVLTQGGLNPAREKMAWLPEGAVPLSNPVGTAPGVLLKTGRAAIISLPGVPSELKGIFNSSLQPFLQETFRGGISVMQTITVQSNDESLMEPVLSRVVNDHPSIYIKSLARTLGETRELDITLTAVGSDQAVLDAQLGAALHDLQKGLTALGIGHREKERN, from the coding sequence ATGTCAGAACCGGTCATTGTGGAAATATTCATTATCGGCAACGAGATACTCATCGGCGATATCCAGGACACGAACACGCACTGGCTGTGCAAAGAAATCAACAGCCTGGGTGGACGCGTCGCCAGGGTCACGCTGTTGCGCGACGTGGACGCGGTCATAGCCGGCGAGGTGCATGCGGCGCTTGCGCGCGGCGCTGAAGTTATTATCACCTCAGGCGGCCTCGGCCCCACTGCCGATGATCTTACCCTTGCCGCAGTGGCACGGGGTGTCGGCGTGGAGGTGCGGCTCCATGAACAGGCCCTGCAGATGGTCAGGGATCGCTATGACGAGTTGACTGCCCAGGGGGTGCTCACCCAGGGAGGGCTGAACCCGGCCCGGGAGAAGATGGCCTGGCTCCCCGAGGGGGCCGTGCCGCTCTCAAATCCGGTCGGCACCGCTCCCGGTGTCCTGCTCAAGACCGGACGGGCTGCCATTATCAGCCTTCCCGGTGTTCCGTCGGAACTGAAAGGCATCTTCAACAGTTCCCTCCAGCCTTTCCTGCAAGAGACCTTTCGCGGCGGCATCTCGGTCATGCAGACCATCACCGTGCAAAGCAACGACGAGTCGTTGATGGAACCGGTGCTCAGCCGGGTGGTCAACGATCACCCCAGCATTTACATCAAGTCCCTGGCCAGAACCCTCGGCGAGACACGGGAGCTCGATATCACCCTCACAGCCGTGGGGAGCGACCAAGCCGTTCTGGATGCCCAGCTCGGCGCCGCCCTGCACGACCTGCAGAAAGGGCTTACCGCCCTCGGCATCGGCCACCGCGAGAAAGAGCGCAATTAA
- the gltA gene encoding NADPH-dependent glutamate synthase produces the protein MCNNLTAKERLAIDRVHMPELDAELRSRNFEEVNQGLAREEAVREAQRCIQCKTRPCVEGCPVGVSIPEFIDALAAEKLPKAARILQGDNALPAVCGRVCPQESQCEARCVRGVKGEAVAIGYLERFVADWAMTNADKLRSEPLPTGTGKKVAVVGCGPAGLTAAGELARKGHTVTIFEALHDTGGVLRYGIPEFRLPKEIIDVEVDRLLALGVEIECNVIIGKTMTLDQLREQFDAVFIANGAGLPVMLNMPGENLKGVYSANEFLTRVNLMEAGCNPNSPTPIIKGNSVAVIGGGNTAMDCVRTARRLGAERAMIIYRRSEAEMPARIEEIRHAKEEGVEFVMLTAPLEIIGDDKGWTAALSCEKMELGQSDESGRRKPVPVANSRYEVPVDVVVNAIGTRSNPLLTATAPDLALNKWGNIVSDEQGATSIPGVFAGGDIVRGGATVILAMGDGKQAAAAIHGFLSGAA, from the coding sequence ATGTGTAACAACCTTACAGCCAAAGAACGGCTTGCCATCGATCGGGTCCATATGCCCGAGCTTGACGCGGAACTGCGCAGCAGGAATTTTGAAGAGGTCAATCAGGGGCTTGCCCGGGAAGAGGCGGTCAGGGAGGCACAACGCTGCATCCAGTGCAAGACCCGCCCGTGTGTCGAGGGATGTCCGGTGGGGGTCTCCATCCCCGAGTTCATCGACGCCCTGGCTGCTGAAAAGCTCCCCAAAGCTGCCCGGATTCTCCAGGGCGACAATGCTTTGCCGGCTGTCTGCGGCCGGGTCTGCCCCCAGGAGAGCCAGTGCGAAGCCCGATGTGTGCGCGGAGTGAAGGGTGAGGCGGTTGCCATCGGCTACCTGGAGCGGTTTGTGGCTGACTGGGCCATGACCAATGCCGATAAGCTTCGCAGCGAGCCACTCCCGACCGGCACAGGCAAAAAGGTTGCGGTTGTCGGTTGCGGTCCTGCCGGGCTCACCGCTGCCGGAGAGCTGGCCAGAAAAGGGCATACTGTCACCATTTTCGAGGCGTTGCACGACACCGGCGGGGTTCTCCGGTACGGCATTCCCGAGTTCCGTCTGCCGAAGGAGATCATCGACGTGGAGGTGGACCGGCTCCTTGCCCTTGGTGTGGAGATTGAGTGCAACGTCATCATCGGCAAGACCATGACACTGGATCAGCTCCGCGAGCAGTTCGATGCGGTCTTCATCGCCAATGGAGCAGGGCTGCCGGTGATGCTCAATATGCCTGGGGAAAACCTGAAGGGTGTCTACTCGGCCAACGAGTTCCTGACAAGGGTCAACCTGATGGAGGCGGGGTGCAACCCCAACTCCCCGACTCCGATCATCAAGGGGAACTCCGTAGCGGTCATCGGCGGCGGCAATACCGCCATGGACTGCGTTCGTACAGCCAGAAGGCTTGGCGCGGAACGGGCGATGATCATCTACAGGCGAAGCGAAGCGGAAATGCCGGCCAGGATCGAGGAGATCAGGCATGCCAAGGAAGAGGGTGTGGAGTTTGTCATGCTGACAGCGCCTCTGGAGATCATCGGCGATGACAAGGGGTGGACGGCCGCGCTCAGCTGCGAAAAAATGGAACTGGGGCAGTCGGACGAGTCGGGACGACGCAAGCCGGTTCCCGTTGCCAATTCCAGATATGAAGTGCCGGTCGATGTGGTGGTGAACGCCATCGGCACCAGGTCCAATCCGCTCCTGACCGCCACTGCGCCTGATCTGGCCCTGAACAAGTGGGGGAACATCGTCAGCGACGAGCAGGGCGCCACCAGCATTCCCGGTGTTTTCGCCGGCGGAGACATCGTCCGCGGCGGAGCTACGGTCATCCTCGCCATGGGGGACGGCAAGCAGGCCGCCGCAGCCATCCACGGCTTCTTGAGCGGCGCTGCCTGA
- a CDS encoding sulfide/dihydroorotate dehydrogenase-like FAD/NAD-binding protein codes for MFEVISNDILAPNLHRMVIRAPRIAPVRRPGQFVIVRVGRGDERIPLTIGDADPAVGTITLFIQAIGASTRKIVAIPAGGSILDVAGPLGKPTHLANWKRVACIGGGVGTAVLFPLVKALAATESQITTIIGGRSSQYVILADELAALSETLLITTEDGSLGRKGFVTAELSELIADPLRTPDAVFAIGPVPMMRAIAELTRPHGIETIVSLNPIMIDGTGMCGGCRVVVDGESKFACVDGPEFDGHLVDFAGLSDRLTTYRDQEAALCHAANECKLTTGVAHV; via the coding sequence ATGTTCGAAGTAATCAGTAACGACATCCTGGCGCCGAACCTTCACCGTATGGTGATACGGGCGCCGCGCATTGCTCCGGTTCGCCGACCGGGGCAGTTCGTCATCGTCCGTGTTGGGCGGGGCGATGAACGGATACCCCTCACCATTGGCGATGCGGACCCGGCGGTCGGGACCATCACCCTCTTTATCCAGGCGATCGGCGCTTCGACGCGGAAGATCGTTGCCATCCCGGCCGGCGGCTCCATTCTGGACGTGGCCGGTCCCCTCGGCAAGCCGACCCATCTTGCCAACTGGAAAAGGGTCGCCTGCATCGGCGGCGGCGTCGGCACCGCGGTCCTCTTCCCGCTCGTCAAGGCCCTGGCCGCGACCGAGAGCCAGATAACCACCATCATCGGCGGCCGTTCCAGCCAGTACGTGATCCTGGCCGATGAACTGGCGGCACTTTCCGAAACGCTTCTCATCACCACCGAGGACGGGAGCCTGGGGCGCAAGGGGTTTGTTACCGCAGAGCTGTCCGAGCTGATCGCCGATCCCCTCCGCACGCCGGATGCGGTCTTCGCCATCGGCCCGGTGCCCATGATGCGGGCCATTGCCGAGCTCACCCGGCCCCACGGCATCGAGACCATCGTCAGCCTCAACCCGATCATGATCGACGGCACCGGCATGTGCGGCGGCTGTCGGGTCGTGGTCGACGGGGAATCCAAATTCGCCTGCGTCGACGGGCCTGAGTTCGACGGCCACCTGGTCGATTTTGCCGGCCTCTCCGATCGTCTCACCACCTATCGCGACCAAGAGGCGGCCCTTTGCCATGCTGCGAACGAATGCAAACTAACAACGGGGGTGGCCCATGTGTAA
- a CDS encoding radical SAM/SPASM domain-containing protein: MSIQSSAALQWDSPPVPALREYPSRLFVETTSRCNLSCVMCMKQNPDHTACDGDLDLQTFTALEPAFHNLEALVLNGVGEPLLNPNLEQFITRAKKLMPTDSWVGFQTNGLLLTNMRAVTLLDAGLDRICLSMDGVDATTFGAIRAGSQLLDLEWALKALASAKGVCSRPDLQIGVEYVVMRDNLEQLPAALEWAAERGADFAIVSHLHPFDEPHLNQCAYDICTDEALLLFQTWKSKADIVGVDILRYFEILWKYSKSPDEQRIVDFVEAIKSDAQDRGIALDLKRLFNMDYTRLEETLAVFDRATEIAGRTGLDLRLPEIVRRERRGCNFVEQGGAFISWDGRMHPCYHLWHQCRSFANGWLHPVQSRIFGSVAESGVLEIWNSKEFRTYRENVQRHDYPVCSSCNCSPCDLVQKDTFAQDCYANAEPCGSCLWSSGVFRCLD; the protein is encoded by the coding sequence ATGTCCATCCAATCTTCAGCAGCTTTGCAATGGGATTCCCCCCCTGTTCCGGCACTTCGGGAGTATCCCTCCAGACTTTTCGTCGAAACGACCAGCCGCTGCAATCTCAGCTGCGTGATGTGCATGAAGCAGAATCCCGATCACACCGCCTGTGACGGCGATCTGGACCTGCAAACATTTACGGCGCTGGAACCGGCATTTCACAACCTGGAAGCGTTGGTACTCAACGGGGTAGGGGAGCCGTTACTTAACCCCAATCTGGAACAGTTCATAACCAGGGCAAAAAAGCTGATGCCGACAGACAGCTGGGTAGGCTTCCAGACCAACGGCCTCCTCCTCACCAACATGCGGGCCGTTACCCTGCTGGATGCGGGACTCGACAGGATCTGCCTGTCCATGGATGGTGTCGATGCCACAACCTTCGGCGCAATCCGCGCGGGAAGCCAATTGCTCGATCTGGAATGGGCCTTGAAAGCACTTGCCTCCGCCAAGGGGGTCTGTTCCCGGCCGGATCTGCAGATCGGTGTCGAATACGTCGTCATGCGCGACAACCTGGAGCAGCTTCCTGCTGCATTGGAGTGGGCCGCAGAACGGGGGGCAGACTTTGCCATTGTCTCCCACCTCCACCCGTTCGATGAACCCCATCTCAATCAGTGTGCCTATGACATCTGCACCGACGAAGCGTTACTACTGTTTCAGACCTGGAAATCCAAGGCCGACATCGTCGGAGTGGATATCCTCCGCTATTTCGAAATTCTCTGGAAATACAGCAAGAGCCCTGATGAACAGAGGATAGTCGATTTCGTCGAAGCCATTAAGTCGGATGCGCAGGATCGGGGCATCGCCCTTGATCTGAAAAGACTCTTTAACATGGATTATACGCGTCTTGAAGAGACTCTGGCGGTGTTTGACCGGGCAACGGAGATTGCCGGGAGAACGGGGCTGGATCTGAGGCTTCCCGAAATAGTCCGGCGAGAAAGACGGGGCTGCAATTTTGTCGAACAGGGGGGCGCATTCATCTCCTGGGATGGCCGGATGCATCCCTGCTATCATCTCTGGCACCAGTGCCGCTCCTTTGCCAACGGCTGGCTGCATCCCGTGCAGTCCAGGATATTCGGCAGCGTGGCGGAAAGCGGCGTTCTCGAAATCTGGAACAGCAAGGAGTTCCGCACCTACCGGGAAAACGTCCAGCGGCACGATTATCCGGTCTGTTCCAGCTGTAACTGCTCTCCCTGCGACCTGGTCCAGAAGGATACGTTTGCCCAGGATTGCTATGCCAATGCGGAACCGTGCGGTAGTTGTCTATGGAGCTCAGGGGTATTCCGCTGCCTGGATTAG
- a CDS encoding (Fe-S)-binding protein — protein MQPNPAIFTPILAASLLIFAWSCYRRFSLVSLGAGEDRFDNVGARLWNTLQFAFGQKRVVSRPFGFNHFVIFWSFMVLALANGEFFLRGVFPAASLGLLPSVVYHPLLVIFDLVSIAALTAVCIALVRRVVNPPYDGARTGEAFAILGMIGLLMLAFFGMHAAEIAMGKEPAAAWMPISSAIAEFFPRSSFLDPLANICWWLHAAVLLVFMNYLPYSKHMHILTAIPNCFFKSLEKPNTQPREEFTEGNSYGVGSVDSFNWKDLFDSFSCTECGRCQQACPAAVTGKPLNPRQVIHDIKENLLANGPLLQRKGAPVLPLIGEGDGSVARESIWSCTTCGSCLSACPVFIEQMPKLVKMRRHLVQMDADFPEELLNLFENMEQRSNPWGIAPAERTKWSAQLEVKPFEAGKTEYLFFVGCAGAFDSRSKQVTLAMAQILDAAGVSWGILGREEKCCGDSLRRLGNEFVFDRMTNENVALFREKGITKVITQCPHCFTTLKNDYRQYGLELEVIPHAELLDQLMREGRLKLNRQVKDLGNIVFHDSCYLGRHNDIYEAPRSVIAQATGSAPIELERNRQNSFCCGAGGGRMWMEEHLGERINLNRVTEALGKNPDTICVTCPYCMTMIEDGLKDRQSGKTRVKDIAEVVAEGMR, from the coding sequence ATGCAACCAAATCCAGCCATCTTCACTCCCATTCTGGCAGCATCACTGCTTATTTTCGCCTGGAGCTGCTACCGGCGCTTCAGCCTGGTCAGCCTCGGCGCCGGGGAGGACCGCTTCGACAACGTCGGCGCGCGCCTCTGGAACACGCTACAGTTCGCCTTCGGCCAGAAAAGGGTGGTGAGCCGCCCTTTCGGTTTCAATCATTTTGTCATCTTCTGGTCCTTTATGGTGCTGGCGCTCGCCAATGGCGAGTTTTTCCTGCGCGGAGTCTTTCCCGCAGCAAGCCTCGGCCTGCTGCCTTCTGTCGTTTATCATCCGCTTCTGGTTATCTTTGATCTGGTATCTATTGCGGCTTTGACCGCGGTCTGCATCGCACTGGTCAGAAGGGTTGTAAATCCGCCCTATGACGGGGCGCGCACCGGCGAGGCATTCGCCATCCTCGGCATGATCGGTCTGCTCATGCTCGCCTTTTTCGGCATGCATGCCGCAGAGATTGCCATGGGGAAGGAACCCGCAGCCGCCTGGATGCCCATATCCTCCGCTATTGCCGAGTTTTTTCCTCGCTCCTCGTTCCTCGATCCTTTGGCCAATATTTGTTGGTGGCTGCACGCCGCCGTTCTGCTTGTTTTCATGAATTACCTCCCCTACAGCAAGCATATGCACATCCTTACCGCCATCCCCAACTGTTTTTTCAAGAGCCTGGAGAAGCCCAACACCCAGCCACGCGAAGAGTTCACAGAAGGAAATTCCTACGGCGTCGGCAGTGTCGACAGCTTCAACTGGAAGGATCTCTTCGATTCCTTTTCCTGTACCGAATGCGGCCGCTGCCAGCAGGCGTGCCCTGCCGCCGTTACCGGCAAGCCTCTCAATCCGCGACAGGTGATCCATGACATCAAGGAAAACCTGCTGGCCAACGGCCCGCTCCTGCAGAGGAAGGGGGCACCGGTCCTGCCGCTGATCGGCGAAGGTGATGGGAGTGTTGCCAGGGAATCAATCTGGTCCTGCACCACCTGCGGCTCCTGCCTCTCCGCCTGTCCGGTCTTTATCGAGCAGATGCCGAAGCTGGTCAAGATGCGCAGGCACCTGGTGCAGATGGATGCCGATTTCCCGGAAGAGCTGTTGAACCTCTTCGAGAACATGGAGCAGCGCAGCAACCCCTGGGGGATCGCCCCGGCCGAGCGGACCAAATGGTCTGCCCAGTTGGAGGTGAAGCCCTTCGAGGCGGGCAAGACGGAGTACCTGTTCTTCGTCGGCTGCGCCGGGGCCTTCGATTCCAGGAGCAAGCAGGTGACGCTGGCCATGGCGCAGATCCTCGATGCCGCCGGTGTCTCCTGGGGGATTCTGGGCCGCGAGGAGAAGTGCTGCGGCGACAGTCTGCGGCGTCTCGGCAACGAGTTCGTCTTCGACCGGATGACGAACGAGAATGTGGCCCTGTTCCGGGAGAAGGGGATCACAAAGGTCATCACCCAGTGTCCCCACTGCTTCACCACGCTGAAGAACGACTACCGGCAGTACGGGCTGGAGCTGGAGGTCATTCCCCATGCGGAACTTCTCGACCAGCTAATGCGCGAGGGGAGGCTGAAGCTGAACCGGCAGGTTAAGGATCTGGGCAATATCGTTTTCCATGACTCGTGTTACCTGGGGCGTCACAACGACATCTACGAAGCGCCGCGCTCGGTCATTGCCCAAGCCACCGGCAGCGCTCCCATTGAGCTGGAGCGGAACCGGCAAAATTCCTTCTGCTGCGGCGCAGGTGGCGGAAGGATGTGGATGGAGGAGCACCTGGGGGAGAGGATCAACCTGAACCGGGTCACTGAGGCGCTCGGCAAGAACCCCGACACCATCTGCGTCACCTGTCCATACTGCATGACCATGATCGAGGACGGCCTGAAAGACCGTCAGTCGGGCAAGACCCGGGTCAAGGATATCGCCGAGGTGGTGGCCGAGGGAATGCGATAA